From a region of the Leishmania major strain Friedlin complete genome, chromosome 32 genome:
- a CDS encoding putative phosphatase: MLADVTDTYGRLPSERSARGHGGAKHQKKKKRKTKLRRVDESEQDGWLDRARQGLHCSLFCGGTKCRQESWEAMKEKDQRAAAIEGLQSNWVGNDVIASQRPSTSLFLKYPIIAQFHAKNVTGVLNLQEKGEHGNCGPDGIYESSGYSYNGAEDLMPHGISYYEFPWPDMTAPQQDIVLRSVQVMDYHIKQKGKVLVHCHAGLGRTGLMIACYYVYSQHIPSDEAIALVRKMRPGAIQTTRQAQFIADFEKHLWRLSQAFRVEISDALIDLNLFIQRQRLVLHGEQADLYKSVPLFLHTILCRLLNLTKDNPEAARLALQSLGPSAAPTDTTLSACRIAINRRRFRVQSVRDVSILSFLVCDWFRSTSSPALTEENCDQIVESMRASISKQEGLPLEIRRILSKPARHTLGMVISAFFIISRQVGCVSLTNFAFRCVVDSFNHAFNPIKVRHSPLERELIHKFFLEWGESVGDLYFNYDTVPAAHRTIKRIALASSIVLEATKNTDPPRRSSPSVRTLSVPSSTPEMSSNPAKQTGAPDSALVFSTQSRASHLFDMPLAVETDSESKTRLWRQHLIEYRRDTDGRRGRGERQRPPASSADAKVKR; this comes from the coding sequence ATGCTCGCAGACGTGACAGACACCTACGGCCGTCTTCCATCGgagcgcagcgcgcgagggcacggcggcgccaagcaccagaagaagaagaagcggaAGACAAAGCTGAGGCGCGTCGACGAGTCAGAGCAAGATGGCTGGCTCGATCGCGCGCGGCAGGGTCTGCACTGCTCGCTTTTCTGCGGCGGCACTAAGTGTCGGCAGGAGAGCTGGGAGGCCATGAAGGAGAAGGATCAGCGTGCCGCGGCCATCGAGGGCTTGCAGTCGAACTGGGTCGGCAACGACGTCATCGCGAGCCAGCGACCGTCCACCTCGCTTTTTCTCAAATACCCTATTATCGCCCAGTTTCACGCCAAAAATGTCACAGGGGTTCTCAATCTACAAGAGAAGGGTGAGCATGGTAACTGCGGGCCCGACGGCATCTACGAAAGCAGCGGCTACAGCTACAACGGCGCCGAAGATTTGATGCCGCACGGCATCTCGTACTACGAGTTTCCGTGGCCGGACATGACGGCCCCGCAACAGGACATCGTGTTGCGCAGTGTGCAGGTCATGGACTACCACATCAAGCAAAAAGGTAAGGTCCTGGTACACTGCCACGCCGGGCTTGGCCGCACCGGGCTCATGATCGCGTGCTATTACGTGTACAGCCAGCACATACCGTCCGACGAGGCCATTGCGCTGGTACGCAAGATGCGCCCTGGTGCTATTCAGACGACGCGCCAGGCGCAGTTCATTGCGGACTTCGAGAAGCATCTGTGGCGACTCTCACAGGCGTTCCGGGTTGAAATCTCCGATGCCTTGATTGATCTCAACCTCTTCATTCAGCGACAGCGCCTCGTACTGCATGGCGAGCAGGCAGACTTGTACAAGAGCGTACCACTCTTTCTCCACACCATCTTGTGCCGCCTGCTCAACCTGACGAAGGACAACCCAGAGGCGGCTCGACTGGCATTGCAGTCGCTTGGCCCAAGCGCTGCCCCAACGGACACGACGCTGTCAGCGTGCCGCATTGCCATCAAccgtcgccgcttccgcgTGCAGAGCGTGCGTGATGTGTCCATTCTGAGCTTCTTGGTGTGTGACTGGTTCCGCAGCACGTCATCGCCGGCGTTGACGGAGGAGAACTGCGACCAGATCGTGGAGAGCATGCGGGCGTCCATCTCGAAGCAGGAGGGGCTGCCGCTGGAAATTCGCCGCATCCTGTCGAAGCCAGCGCGCCACACGCTAGGGATGGTGATCTCGGCGTTCTTTATCATCTCAAGGCAGGTGGGCTGCGTCAGCCTTACAAACTTTGCCTTCCGCTGCGTCGTCGACTCCTTCAACCACGCCTTCAACCCGATCAAGGTTCGCCACAGCCCGCTCGAGCGCGAGCTTATTCACAAGTTTTTCTTGGAGTGGGGTGAGAGTGTAGGGGACCTGTACTTCAACTACGACACCGTAcccgccgcgcaccgcaccATCAAGCGGATTGCGCTGGCCTCCTCCATTGTGCTGGAGGCGACGAAGAACACTGAtccgccgcggaggagctcGCCTAGTGTTCGGACCCTCTCAGTGCCGTCGTCCACGCCGGAGATGTCTAGCAACCCAGCCAAACAAACGGGGGCCCCTGACTCTGCGCTGGTCTTTTCTACTCAAAGTCGCGCCTCCCACCTATTCGACATGCCCCTCGCCGTCGAAACGGACTCGGAAAGCAAAACACGCCTCTGGCGGCAACACCTGATCGAGTACCGCCGTGACACAGATGGTCGACGTGGCCGCGGCGAACGACAGCGTCCGCCCGCCTCTTCAGCCGACGCCAAGGTAAAGCGCTGA
- a CDS encoding putative ubiquitin carrier protein 4: MSGAGNLRSNRRREMDYMRLCNSTRKVYPSDTVAEFWVEFKGPEGTPYEDGTWMLHVQLPSDYPFKSPSIGFCNRILHPNVDERSGSVCLDVINQTWTPMYQLENIFDVFLPQLLRYPNPSDPLNVQAAHLLHADRVGFDALLREHVSTHATPQKALESIPEAYRPHDNTHEEEPDEANAKDTASDGPVNAGHSKGLTDSSVTPTEDHRVMHDDIAIDGDEDVEAEYEPEEIDL; encoded by the coding sequence ATGAGCGGCGCAGGTAACCTCCGCAGCAACCGCCGTCGGGAGATGGACTACATGCGGTTGTGCAACTCAACGCGCAAGGTGTACCCGTCCGACACAGTGGCCGAGTTCTGGGTCGAGTTTAAAGGTCCGGAAGGCACGCCGTATGAGGATGGCACCTGGATGCTTCACGTTCAGCTACCATCCGATTATCCGTTCAAGTCACCGTCCATCGGCTTCTGTAACCGCATCCTGCACCCGAACGTCGATGAGCGTAGCGGCAGCGTCTGCCTCGACGTCATCAACCAGACGTGGACCCCTATGTACCAACTGGAGAACATATTCGACGTCttcctgccgcagctgctgcgctaccCCAACCCATCAGATCCCCTAAATGTGCAGgccgcgcacctcctccacgccgaCCGCGTCGGcttcgatgcgctgctccgcgAACATGTGAGCACCCACGCCACACCACAGAAGGCGCTCGAGTCGATCCCGGAAGCGTACAGGCCACATGACAACACGCATGAGGAAGAACCAGACGAAGCCAACGCCAAGGACACGGCCTCTGACGGCCCTGTGAATGCGGGGCACTCGAAAGGATTGACGGACTCCTCCGTGACACCGACAGAGGACCACCGAGTCATGCACGACGACATAGccatcgacggcgacgaggacgtAGAGGCCGAGTACGAGCCGGAGGAGATCGATCTTTGA
- a CDS encoding putative centrin, translated as MPTATKKGPRTGTSKSAKGSIVCAVPGTDAKHTAAPSPFTPAALLEVPPEYKQQLRQAFDKFDDSGKGLIPAHEAVVALYALGYDVGSTELQQLLQEVGAAGAESIDFNDFYNVLVLKMSKKESKTESVRAFKQMDRDDKGYIGLEDLRSMSNSLHMNLTDDELSEMIQFARSVGYHAPAQGQSEFDARDMLAVSEAEYLRLMKRANVY; from the coding sequence ATGCCTACAGCAACCAAGAAAGGCCCCCGTACCGGGACCAGCAAGTCGGCCAAAGGTAGCATTGTCTGCGCCGTACCGGGCACAGATGCGAagcacaccgccgcgccatcgccatTCACGCCCGCGGCGCTTctggaggtgccgccggagTACAAGCAACAGCTGCGCCAGGCATTTGATAAGTTTGACGACTCCGGCAAAGGCCTTATTCCTGCACACGAGGCAGTGGTGGCTCTCTACGCGCTTGGATACGACGTAGGCAGCaccgagctgcagcagttACTGCAAGAGgttggcgctgccggcgctgagTCGATCGACTTCAACGACTTCTACAACGTTCTAGTACTGAAGATGAGCAAGAAGGAGAGTAAGACGGAGTCGGTGCGTGCCTTCAAACAGATGGACCGAGATGACAAGGGGTACATCGGCCTCGAAGACCTGCGCTCTATGTCCAACTCGCTGCACATGAACTTGACAGACGACGAGCTGTCCGAGATGATCCAGTTCGCGCGGTCTGTCGGCTACCACGCCCCCGCGCAAGGGCAGTCAGAGTTCGACGCGAGGGACATGCTGGCGGTCTCGGAGGCCGAGTACTTGCGTTTGATGAAGCGAGCGAACGTTTACTGA
- a CDS encoding putative OSM3-like kinesin: protein MVKANSGAENIRVVIRCRDILPYEAERGDKALVRLDLATNQVVVQHPIGDADVFAFDAVYNNSFTQRDIFLQEVQPLADAVLQGYNATVFAYGQSGSGKTHTMTGKLSQRNMWGMMPQVVDYLFSEIKKLTSSTKTFKVKVSYVELYNGKSRDLLSSKQVNLEIKQNTSKNFYVKGAEMPEVTSFEDAIKWFNAGTERRQTASTDLNDTSSRSHSLFTVQIEHFDFENDPSSPIVMTSKINVVDLAGSEKLSKTNATGETAKEGCNINLSLSALATVIDTIVKGAKHIPYRGSPLTMLLKDSLGGNAKTVMFANVGPSDKNLSETISTLRFALRAKQIENKPIKNMDPKDARIQDLMEQIEELKKRLGNVDLNVEDSLRQRIEELEVENSDLRGGSEKNNIELEERNRFLLAQIEEKEQEVVERQHEIRKEMERRELVESNLSNESSRLRDLRLANVNFLKRVCTDEQLEQIRMHMSPNKAAKKKSDEWDVKEIGFYLHGFAEQYEQWRKVTYTQEDMEKYARRAMAELERQTQRQLNDAAHAKEDLQRQRDEEAARRTAEQGATSQLKVDLNALREENVKLREKIERDQEKIKVKLAKAKDDMKALQDQVESAKSKVTDKEREVKRLRLMLEERGGASIVGAAGGPRSSLSAPGQDPTEWGNGGERAAIMHELEVARHAKSVLENRIRETNVSLRRFGVCIANPQSLEGAGATTANEVQAFVLAATEEEPVDGDVVAQLQQQLRTKQRLAELMHQHQMRLNDMICKYELLKTGHVTVYSAATGSAAAGAVSAGVAQGIPADMNGIGGIDEATANQVRELLQRKEDQLEAMRLEKDQACDKLVKKLNKSERKLRELESLLEEERTQFTEEKAEMTKEVAELQSYNQQLALELENERSQLAFVKAEMASAVRAKEGEVDYYKTQVEEANQRLDDIRNTAAEFEEQRKSYQRLQEQVARTEDALAIKNGELESNRQMVQWSNRQLEKEKQKNEELEQALQDKQLELRQQEQNFHAEMADRLNALAASNNRRLAENAAQCEERINEERMKEKALQKKIKNAKTTASKAAQRYDEMILENEALLSKLEELKVTSMKMYLERQESQREQDYRPGNTIRSRGL, encoded by the coding sequence ATGGTGAAAGCGAACTCCGGGGCGGAGAACATCCGCGTCGTcatccgctgccgcgacaTCCTCCCGtacgaggcggagcgcggtGACAAGGCGCTCGTTCGCCTCGACCTGGCAACGAAccaggtggtggtgcagcaccCCATCGGCGACGCCGATGTGTTTGCCTTCGACGCCGTCTACAACAACTCCTTCACCCAGCGCGACATCTTCctgcaggaggtgcagcCTCTGGCGGATGCGGTGCTGCAAGGCTACAACGCTACCGTCTTCGCCTACGGTCAATCCGGGTCCGGTAAGACACACACGATGACAGGTAAGCTGAGCCAGCGGAACATGTGGGGCATGATGCCGCAGGTAGTCGATTACCTCTTCTCCGAGATCAAGAAGCTCACGTCGTCCACGAAGACCTTCAAGGTGAAGGTATCCTACGTGGAGCTGTACAACGGCAAGTCGCGCGACTTGCTCTCCTCGAAGCAGGTAAACCTGGAGATCAAGCAGAACACGTCCAAGAACTTCTACGTGAAAGGTGCGGAGATGCCAGAGGTGACTAGCTTCGAGGATGCCATCAAATGGTTCAATGCCGGCACGGAGAGGCGGCAGACGGCCTCGACCGACCTCAATGACacaagcagccgcagccactcACTCTTCACAGTGCAGATTGAGCACTTCGACTTCGAGAACGACCCGAGCTCGCCAATCGTCATGACGAGCAAGATCAATGTTGTCGACTTGGCCGGGTCGGAGAAGCTCAGCAAGACGAACGCAACTGGCGAGACGGCAAAAGAAGGGTGCAACATCAACTTGTCCCTGTCCGCTCTGGCCACGGTGATCGACACCATCGTGAAGGGGGCAAAGCACATCCCGTACCGCGGCTCGCCGCTGACGATGCTGCTGAAGGACTCCCTGGGCGGTAATGCCAAGACAGTTATGTTCGCGAACGTTGGCCCCTCCGATAAGAACCTGTCCGAGACGATCTCGACGCTCCGGTTTGCGCTGCGCGCAAAGCAGATCGAAAACAAGCCCATCAAGAACATGGACCCGAAGGATGCCCGCATCCAGGACCTGATGGAGCAGATCGAAGAGCTTAAGAAGCGGCTAGGCAACGTAGACCTCAACGTGGAGGACagcctgcgccagcgcatcGAGGAGCTCGAGGTCGAGAACTCTGAccttcgcggcggcagcgagaaGAACAACATCGAGCTTGAGGAGCGGAACCGCTTCCTGCTGGCTCAGAtcgaggagaaggagcaggaggtggtggagcggcagcacgagATTCGCAAAGAGATGGAGCGGCGCGAGCTTGTGGAGTCGAACCTGTCGAACGAGTCCAGCCGGCTGCGCGATCTGCGGCTTGCCAATGTCAACTTCCTCAAGCGTGTGTGCACCGAtgagcagctggagcagaTCCGGATGCACATGTCGCCTAACAAGGCAGCCAAGAAAAAATCAGACGAGTGGGACGTGAAAGAGATCGGCTTCTACCTCCATGGCTTTGCCGAGCAGTACGAGCAGTGGCGGAAGGTGACGTATACGCAGGAGGACATGGAGAAGTACGCTCGGCGCGCgatggcggagctggagagacagacgcagcgccagctaaacgacgccgcgcacgcgaaGGAAGACTTGCAGCGTCAGcgggacgaggaggcggcgcgccgcaccgctgaGCAAGGCGCCACGTCGCAGCTCAAGGTAGATCTCAACGCCTTGCGCGAGGAGAACGTCAAGCTTCGGGAAAAGATCGAGCGCGATCAAGAGAAGATCAAGGTGAAGCTCGCCAAGGCGAAGGATGATATGAAGGCACTGCAGGATCAGGTGGAGTCGGCAAAGTCGAAAGTCACCGATAAGGAGCGCGAAGtgaagcggctgcggctgatgCTGGAGGAGCGGGGGGGTGCTAGCATTgttggcgccgccggcggcccGCGCAGCTCGCTCAGCGCTCCTGGGCAAGACCCAACGGAGTGGGGCAACGGAGGGGAGCGTGCTGCCATAATGCATGAGTTAGAGGTGGCGCGCCACGCCAAGTCCGTGCTCGAGAACCGTATCAGGGAGACGAACGTCTCCCTGCGCCGCTTCGGCGTCTGCATCGCCAACCCGCAGAGCCTCGAGGGGGCAGGGGCGACCACCGCGAACGAGGTGCAGGCGTTTGTTCTGGCGGCGACTGAGGAGGAGCCGGTCGACGGTGACGTTgtagcgcagctgcagcagcagctgcgcaccaaGCAGCGCCTTGCGGAGCTCATGCATCAGCACCAGATGCGGCTCAATGACATGATCTGCAAGTACGAACTCCTCAAGACCGGTCATGTCACAGTGTACTCGGCGGCGACAGGTAGCGCggccgctggtgctgtcTCTGCGGGTGTCGCCCAAGGGATACCGGCCGACATGaacggcatcggcggcatCGATGAAGCCACCGCCAACCAGGTTagggagctgctgcagcgcaaggaGGACCagctggaggcgatgcggctggAGAAGGACCAGGCCTGTGACAAGCTCGTCAAGAAGCTGAACAAGTCGGAGCGCAAGCTGCGAGAACTGGAGTCTCttctggaggaggagcgcacgcAGTTCACCGAGGAGAAGGCCGAGATGACGAAGGAGGTCGCCGAGCTGCAGAGCTACAATCAGCAGCTCGCCCTCGAGCTCGAGAACGAGCGCAGCCAACTCGCGTTCGTCAAGGCGGAGATGGCCAGCGCCGTACGCGCCAAAGAAGGCGAGGTGGACTACTACAAGACccaggtggaggaggcgaacCAGCGCCTCGACGACATccgcaacaccgccgccgagttcgaggagcagcgcaagAGCTACCAGAGGCTGCAGGAGCAAGTGGCGCGAACCGAAGACGCCCTCGCCATCAAGAACGGGGAGCTTGAGAGCAACCGTCAGATGGTGCAGTGGTCCAACCGGCAGCTagagaaggagaagcagaagaatgaggagctggagcaggcgctgcaggacaAGCAGCTGGAGCTTCGCCAGCAGGAGCAGAACTTCCATGCCGAAATGGCGGATCGTTTGAACGCACTGGCAGCCAGCAACAACCGCCGTCTGGCGGAGAACGCCGCGCAATGCGAGGAACGCATCAACGAAGAGCGCATGAAGGAaaaggcgctgcagaagaAGATCAAGAATGCCAAAACGACAGCCAGCaaggctgcgcagcgctaCGACGAGATGATCCTGGAgaacgaggcgctgctgtcaaaactggaggagctgaaggtGACCTCGATGAAGATGTACCTTGAGCGGCAGGAGTCCCAGCGCGAGCAAGACTACCGGCCGGGCAACACCATTCGTTCTCGTGGGCTTTGA